The Bradysia coprophila strain Holo2 chromosome IV unlocalized genomic scaffold, BU_Bcop_v1 contig_81, whole genome shotgun sequence genome has a window encoding:
- the LOC119072279 gene encoding uncharacterized protein LOC119072279, with amino-acid sequence MKSICVALVCFTLLCPLVVYAKPTELAEPYLDEAFLERYQEILRKSFLLESCAETLRDDLRPIAEEFGGWVLDVFNRIGHIIEIRRSCDAIEMSDPPTRWELIQREACELRFQGIIIIEIARLNYEITVMLQTYPAKVRKSIERYVACSRDEVPDYHDFHQMIASMHRY; translated from the exons ATGAAATCGATTTGTGTAGCACTTGTTTGTTTCACTTTACTGTGCCCTCTG GTGGTCTATGCAAAACCAACAGAGCTGGCGGAACCCTACCTTGATGAAGCCTTCCTGGAACGTTACCAAGAAATtctaagaaaaagttttctgcTCGAATCTTGTGCTGAG ACGCTTCGTGACGACTTAAGACCGATAGCAGAAGAGTTTGGCGGTTGGGTTTTGGATGTCTTTAACAGAATAGGACACATTATTGAAATTCGTAGGTCTTGTGACGCAATCGAAATGAGTGACCCACCAACGCGATGGGAGCTTATTCAAAGAGA AGCTTGTGAATTGAGATTCCAAGGAATCATTATCATTGAAATAGCCAGACTGAACTATGAAATTACTGTGATG CTTCAGACATACCCGGCAAAAGTGAGAAAGAGCATCGAACGATACGTGGCTTGTTCTCGTGATGAAGTACCAGATTACCACGATTTCCATCAGATGATAGCATCGATGCATCGGTATTAA